GCGCCGTGGGCGGCGACCATGGCGTCGTGGCCGGCCAGCGCCATGAATTTATTGGGCGCGGTCTTGAACGACAGTCCGGTGCGCGAACCGAGTTCGGCCGCGATGCGCGGGGCGAACTCGGGGTGGGCATTCAGGCCGGTGCCGACGGCGGTGCCGCCGGCGGCCAGCAGCAGCAGGCCGGGCAGGACAGACTTGAGCTGCTGCTCGGCATACTCGAGCTGGGCCACGTAGCCGGAGAATTCCTGGCCCAGGGTCAGCGGCGTCGCATCCTGCAGGTGGGTGCGGCCGATCTTGACGATCGGCTCGAAGTCGCGCGACTTGCGCAGCAGGGTGCCGCGCAACTGGGCCAGCGCCGGCAACACGTCCTTGGCCAGGGCCCAGGCGGCGGCCACGTGCATGGCGGTCGGGAAGATATCGTTCGACGACTGGCCCATATTGACGTGGTCGTTGGGGTGCAGCATGCGGCCTTCGCCGCGCTCGCCGCCGAGCAGTTCGGAGCCGCGGTTGGCCAGCACTTCGTTCATGTTCATATTGCTCTGGGTGCCCGAGCCGGTCTGCCACACCGCAAGCGGGAATTCGCCCGGATGGCGGCCGTCGAGCACTTCGTCCGCAGCCCGGATGATGGCGTCGGCCTTGTCGCTGGACAGTTTACCCAGCGAGCGGTTGACCGCCGCCGCCGCGCGCTTGACCTGGGCCAGCGCCGCGACCAGCTCGGGCGCCATGCGCTCGGTCGAGATGTGGAAATGGTGCAGCGAGCGCTGGGTCTGCGCACCCCATAGGCGATCGGCCGGCACATCGATCGGGCCAAAGCTGTCCTTCTCAATCCTGTTTTCCATAGACTTTCCTGTTATGCGAGGGGCTGGGATTAAAGAGTTTATCGCAATGTCCGTTAATTACGCTTGGGCTCCTCTCTTGTTATTCCTTATGGCTAGCCGCCTCCCCTCGATCATCATTTGCGCGCTGCTGTGCGGCGCGGCCGGCGCAGCCGAACTGGGCGAAGCGCAGGTGCGCTCGTACCTCGGCCAGCAACTGGTGGCCGACATCGAGCTGACCGCGCTCGACGCTCCCGCCACCCCGGTGCAGGCGCGCCTGGCGCATCCGAACGTCTACCGCGGCGCCAATATCGGCATGCCGCACGTGCTGTCGACACTGAACATGACTGTGACG
This portion of the Telluria beijingensis genome encodes:
- the fumC gene encoding class II fumarate hydratase; its protein translation is MENRIEKDSFGPIDVPADRLWGAQTQRSLHHFHISTERMAPELVAALAQVKRAAAAVNRSLGKLSSDKADAIIRAADEVLDGRHPGEFPLAVWQTGSGTQSNMNMNEVLANRGSELLGGERGEGRMLHPNDHVNMGQSSNDIFPTAMHVAAAWALAKDVLPALAQLRGTLLRKSRDFEPIVKIGRTHLQDATPLTLGQEFSGYVAQLEYAEQQLKSVLPGLLLLAAGGTAVGTGLNAHPEFAPRIAAELGSRTGLSFKTAPNKFMALAGHDAMVAAHGAFKTLATALMKIANDVRWMASGPRSGLGEITIPENEPGSSIMPGKVNPTQCEALTMLCCQVFGNDVAITVGGSQGNFELNVFKPMIAHNFLQSARILADGMRSFDEHCAQGIEPNHARIGELMEKSLMLVTALAPHIGYDRAAQIAKKASTDGLTLRQAALQSGFVDEQQFDQWIVPIDMTRPDPA